In a genomic window of Xenopus laevis strain J_2021 chromosome 5S, Xenopus_laevis_v10.1, whole genome shotgun sequence:
- the gsta1.S gene encoding glutathione S-transferase A4 isoform X1: MAQRELSGRILELAEKQNMRETKQCCKTNSMAEKPVLHYFNGRGRMESIRWLLAAAGVEFVEKYIETREQYEQLLKDGILMFGQVPLVEMDGMKLTQTKAILSYLAGKYNLYGNDQKERLFIDMYVDGTSDLLSLGLMYIFLEDSVKEKQKEKIKESATNRYFPVFEKVLKGQHFLVGNKFSWADVQLMEAILMTEEFHGDILSCFPNLQDYKERIKQIPTIAKFLQPGSPRKPFPDEKYLKTVKTVLKL, from the exons aaaacaaatagCATGGCAGAAAAACCTGTTCTGCACTATTTTAATGGAAGAGGGCGCATGGAGTCGATCAGGTGGTTGTTGGCTGCAGCTGGTGTTGAG tttgttgaaaaatatattgaaacaaGGGAACAATATGAACAGTTACTTAAAG ATGGAATTTTGATGTTTGGACAAGTTCCTCTGGTTGAAATGGATGGGATGAAGCTGACACAAACTAAAGCCATTTTGTCTTACCTTGCTGGAAAATACAACCTGTATGGAAATGACCAGAAGGAGAGACTTTT tattgACATGTATGTAGATGGAACAAGTGACCTTTTGTCTCTGGGTTTAATGTATATCTTCCTTGAGGATTCTgtcaaggaaaaacaaaaagaaaaaattaaagagAGTGCAACAAATAGATATTTTCCTGTATTTGAAAAG gttTTGAAAGGTCAACACTTTCTTGTTGGAAATAAATTTAGCTGGGCAGACGTGCAACTAATGGAAGCCATTTTAATGACAGAAGAGTTCCACGGTGACATACTGTCCTGCTTCCCTAACCTGCAG GACTACAAAGAGAGAATAAAGCAGATCCCAACAATTGCAAAGTTCCTTCAGCCCGGAAGCCCAAGGAAACCTTTTCCAGATGAAAAATATTTGAAGACTGTAAAGACTGTTCTTAAGCTGTAA
- the gsta1.S gene encoding glutathione S-transferase 3 isoform X2 — translation MAEKPVLHYFNGRGRMESIRWLLAAAGVEFVEKYIETREQYEQLLKDGILMFGQVPLVEMDGMKLTQTKAILSYLAGKYNLYGNDQKERLFIDMYVDGTSDLLSLGLMYIFLEDSVKEKQKEKIKESATNRYFPVFEKVLKGQHFLVGNKFSWADVQLMEAILMTEEFHGDILSCFPNLQDYKERIKQIPTIAKFLQPGSPRKPFPDEKYLKTVKTVLKL, via the exons ATGGCAGAAAAACCTGTTCTGCACTATTTTAATGGAAGAGGGCGCATGGAGTCGATCAGGTGGTTGTTGGCTGCAGCTGGTGTTGAG tttgttgaaaaatatattgaaacaaGGGAACAATATGAACAGTTACTTAAAG ATGGAATTTTGATGTTTGGACAAGTTCCTCTGGTTGAAATGGATGGGATGAAGCTGACACAAACTAAAGCCATTTTGTCTTACCTTGCTGGAAAATACAACCTGTATGGAAATGACCAGAAGGAGAGACTTTT tattgACATGTATGTAGATGGAACAAGTGACCTTTTGTCTCTGGGTTTAATGTATATCTTCCTTGAGGATTCTgtcaaggaaaaacaaaaagaaaaaattaaagagAGTGCAACAAATAGATATTTTCCTGTATTTGAAAAG gttTTGAAAGGTCAACACTTTCTTGTTGGAAATAAATTTAGCTGGGCAGACGTGCAACTAATGGAAGCCATTTTAATGACAGAAGAGTTCCACGGTGACATACTGTCCTGCTTCCCTAACCTGCAG GACTACAAAGAGAGAATAAAGCAGATCCCAACAATTGCAAAGTTCCTTCAGCCCGGAAGCCCAAGGAAACCTTTTCCAGATGAAAAATATTTGAAGACTGTAAAGACTGTTCTTAAGCTGTAA
- the tmem14a.S gene encoding transmembrane protein 14A: protein MAIDWIGFGYAALLAVGGYMGYSRKGSIVSLAAGLTFGLLAGYGAYRVSSDPTDIKISFIAAFTLAVVMGLRYNRSRKIMPAGLVAGISLFMILRLILNVL from the exons ATGGCTATAGACTGGATTGGTTTTGGCTATGCTGCTCTCTTAGCTGTTGGAGGCTACATGGGATATTCTCGCAAAG GAAGCATAGTATCTTTGGCTGCAGGCCTTACCTTTGGTTTACTTGCTGGTTATGGTGCATACCGTGTGTCAAGTGATCCAACAGATATCAAGATATCATTTA TTGCAGCTTTTACTCTGGCTGTAGTGATGGGTCTGAGATACAATCGTTCTAGGAAAATAATGCCTGCTGGGCTTGTTGCAGGTATCAG cTTATTCATGATCTTGCGACTGATACTGAATGTTCTATAA